In Candidatus Caldatribacterium sp., the DNA window CACCACTGCCTGTGTGCGGGAAGGAAGGCTCCAGAGGGTTATGAATCCCTCGCTGGCTTTATGGTCGAAGAGGTCTCCCCTATCGTAGGTTGCAAGGCCAAAATCGTAAAGGGAGTACTCCGATTTCCTGCCAACCACCTGCATGCTTCCCTTGTAGAGCTTCACGCGGACCGTTCCGGTAATCCTTCGGGCAAGGGAGCGCATGAAGGCGTCAAGGGCTTCCCGGAGTGGCGAGTACCAGAGACCCTCGTACACGAGTTGGGCGTACCGTTCTTCAAGGTACGGCTTGAAGTGAGTGACCTCTCGGGGAAGGATGAGCTGCTCGAGATCCCGGTAAGCCTCAAGAAGTATCAAGGCCGCAGGGCATTCGTAGACTTCCCGAGATTTGATACCCACGAGGCGGTTCTCCACGTGGTCAATTCGACCAAAGCCATGTTCGCCTCCCACCCGGTTGAGCTCTTCCACGAGATTTATGAGCGAATAGTACTGCCCCCAGAGGAGCTTCGGCACGCCCTCCTCGAATCCAATCTCAATGTATGCGGGTTCGTCAGGAGCCTCAAGAGGGTTCTTTGTCCAGGCAAAGACGTCTTCAGGAGGTTCTACCCAGGGATCTTCGAGAACTCCGCACTCAATGCTCCGTCCCCAGATGTTCTGGTCGATACTGTACGGGCGCTCAACGGTAACAGGGACGGGGATTCCGTGAGCATTGGCGTACTCTATTTCTTCCTCTCTCGTCCATCCCCACACGCGTGCTGGTGCAATGACTTTGAGATCCGGGTTCAGGGCGGCCACGGCTACTTCAATACGTACCTGGTCGTTACCCTTCCCGGTGCAACCGTGGGCAACCATGGTTGCCCCTTTTTCCTCGGCTACCTTCACAAGGTACTTTGC includes these proteins:
- a CDS encoding argininosuccinate synthase, with product MSATKKVVLAYSGGLDTSVAIRWLQEEFQAEVYAVTLDLGQGKDIAEIQKKALSIGAKEALVFDVKEEFLNEYVLPALWAKAVYERRYPLSTALSRPLIAKYLVKVAEEKGATMVAHGCTGKGNDQVRIEVAVAALNPDLKVIAPARVWGWTREEEIEYANAHGIPVPVTVERPYSIDQNIWGRSIECGVLEDPWVEPPEDVFAWTKNPLEAPDEPAYIEIGFEEGVPKLLWGQYYSLINLVEELNRVGGEHGFGRIDHVENRLVGIKSREVYECPAALILLEAYRDLEQLILPREVTHFKPYLEERYAQLVYEGLWYSPLREALDAFMRSLARRITGTVRVKLYKGSMQVVGRKSEYSLYDFGLATYDRGDLFDHKASEGFITLWSLPSRTQAVVARRCRKSCGE